One window of Stenotrophomonas indicatrix genomic DNA carries:
- a CDS encoding acetyl-CoA hydrolase/transferase family protein: MTVDRIANARLRDRVVSAEAAAALIQPGETVAMSGFTGSGYPKAVPVELARRIESVHAQGLPFQISLMTGASTAPELDGALAKADGIAMRMPFQSDPDARNRINEGKLDYIDIHLSHVAQHVWFGFYGEIDTAVVEVSAIREDGSLVPSTSVGNNKTWLDLAKKVIIEVNEWQPAGVDGMHDIYYGTALPPHRKPIPLVNANDRIGENALRCDPDKIVAVVRTNGPDRNSPFSPIDATSEQIAAHLIEFLQHEVKRGRLPANLLPLQSGVGNIPNAVLAGLAKSGFRDLAAFTEVIQDGMLDLLRDGVLSYASCTGFALSPQANETFKENIDFYRERIIMRTQEISNHPELVRRLGCIGMNGMIEVDLYGNVNSTHVMGTRIMNGIGGSGDFARNGFLSAFLSPSTAKNGTISAIVPMASHVDHTEHDVSVIVTEQGLADLRGLTPRKRAQVLIDNCAHPDFRAQLQDYFDRASRESYGKHTPHLLPEALSWHQRWLDTGTMKG, encoded by the coding sequence ATGACTGTTGATCGCATCGCCAACGCGCGTCTTCGTGACCGCGTGGTCTCCGCCGAGGCCGCAGCCGCGCTGATCCAGCCCGGTGAAACCGTGGCCATGAGCGGCTTTACCGGCTCCGGTTACCCCAAGGCCGTTCCCGTTGAACTGGCCCGCCGCATCGAATCGGTGCATGCCCAGGGCCTGCCCTTCCAGATCAGCCTGATGACCGGTGCCTCCACTGCGCCGGAACTCGATGGCGCGCTGGCCAAGGCCGATGGCATCGCCATGCGCATGCCGTTCCAGAGCGACCCGGATGCGCGCAACCGCATCAACGAGGGCAAGCTGGATTACATCGACATCCACCTCAGCCACGTCGCCCAGCACGTCTGGTTCGGCTTCTACGGCGAGATCGATACCGCCGTGGTCGAGGTCTCGGCCATCCGCGAGGATGGCTCGCTGGTGCCGTCCACCTCGGTGGGCAACAACAAGACCTGGCTGGACCTGGCCAAGAAGGTGATCATCGAGGTCAACGAGTGGCAGCCGGCCGGCGTCGACGGCATGCATGACATCTACTACGGCACCGCGCTGCCGCCGCACCGCAAGCCGATTCCGCTGGTCAATGCCAACGACCGCATCGGCGAGAACGCGCTACGCTGCGACCCGGACAAGATCGTGGCCGTGGTGCGCACCAATGGCCCGGACCGCAACAGCCCGTTCAGCCCGATCGATGCGACCAGCGAACAGATCGCCGCGCACCTGATCGAGTTCCTGCAGCACGAAGTGAAGCGTGGCCGCCTGCCGGCCAACCTGCTGCCGCTGCAGTCGGGCGTGGGCAACATCCCCAACGCGGTGCTGGCCGGCCTGGCCAAAAGTGGTTTCCGCGATCTGGCGGCGTTCACCGAGGTGATCCAGGACGGCATGCTCGACCTGCTGCGCGACGGCGTGCTGAGCTATGCCTCATGCACCGGTTTCGCGCTGAGCCCGCAGGCCAACGAGACGTTCAAGGAAAACATCGATTTCTACCGCGAGCGCATCATCATGCGCACGCAGGAAATCTCCAACCATCCCGAGCTGGTGCGCCGCCTCGGCTGCATCGGCATGAACGGCATGATCGAAGTGGACCTCTACGGCAACGTCAATTCGACGCACGTGATGGGCACGCGGATCATGAACGGCATCGGCGGTTCGGGCGACTTCGCGCGCAATGGTTTCCTGTCCGCGTTCCTCAGCCCGTCGACAGCGAAGAACGGCACCATTTCGGCGATCGTGCCGATGGCCAGCCACGTCGACCACACCGAGCACGACGTGTCGGTGATCGTGACCGAACAGGGCCTGGCCGATCTGCGTGGCCTGACCCCGCGCAAGCGCGCGCAGGTGCTGATCGACAACTGCGCGCACCCGGATTTCCGCGCGCAGCTGCAGGACTACTTCGACCGCGCCAGCCGCGAGAGTTACGGCAAGCACACTCCACACCTGCTGCCGGAGGCGCTGTCGTGGCACCAGCGGTGGCTGGATACCGGCACGATGAAGGGCTGA